GAACTCGTCCAGGAATTCGGTTGTGAACCTTCCCCTGAGGAGATCGCCGAAAGGGTTCATATGCCTGCAGGAAAGGTGCGAACGATCTTGAAGATGTCGAAGGAACCGGTATCCCTCGAAACCCCGATAGGGGAAGAGGAAGAGAGTCATCTCAAGGACTTTATCGAAGACGAAAAGACCCTTTCTCCCCTTTCAGCCCTCATCAGCGACGACATGAAGGATGTTGTCGAAAAGGCGATCTGCACCCTCTCTTCAAAGGAGGAGAAGATCATCAGGAAGAGGTTCGGGATCGGGGTCGAGACCCCCCTCACGCTCGAGGAACTGGGCCACGAGTTCCATGTCACGAGGGAGAGGATAAGGCAATTGGAGGTCAAGGCGATCAGGAAGTTGAAGCATTCCGACTTAAACCGTGAGCTGAAGGCCTTCGTAGAGCTCCGGCAGGGCGAATCGTAAACGAATCTTCAGAAGCGGATCCCCATATCGGGCATGAGACTCGTGAGTTCTCTCACCCTGTTGAAGAGAAGCATGACGCCGAAGATGATGAGGAGAAGACCGCTGACGATCATAACTCCACGCATGTGCCTCAGCAGCCTTCTCGAATAGCTTAAGAAGCTGTTCATCGCGAGGGAAGAGACAAAGAACGGAACCGCGAGACCGAGTGAATAGGTCGCAAGGAGTTTAAACCCATAGAGGGCAGAGCCCTTCGTGCTCGCAAAGAGGAGTATCGTCCCGAGAATCGGGCCGATGCACGGCGTCCAACCCGCAGCGAAGGTCATACCTACAAGAAACGTACCGACATATCCGACAGGTTTTCCGGAAAGGTGAACCTTCTTGTCCCGCGTCAGAAAATCTATCTTCAGAAAACCTGCCACAAAGAGGCCGAAGAGGATGATGAGAATCCCGCCGCCTATCCTTATCCATTCCTGGTAAGCGAAGAGAAGACGACCCACGACCGAAGAGGATGCCCCAAGTGCGACAAAAACGGCGCTGAACCCCAGGATAAAAAAAAGGGAACTGGTCATCGTGAGATTGCGCACCCTCTTTCTGTCGACTTCTGCCGTCAGGTCCTCGAAAGATATGCCGGTTATGAACGAGACGTAGGAAGGCACAAGCGGAAGTACGCAAGGAGAGAGGAATGAGAGGATTCCCGCAAAGAAAGCGAGGGCAAATGAGACGTCCTTCACCGTGCGCACTCCTCCATGCCGCCTTTAATCTTTTCGACGGCATGAGGGATGACATCGAGAATGACGGAAAGGTTTTCCGCCACGGCCCTCGGACTTCCCGGGAGGTTCACGATCAGCGCCTGCCCCCTGACGCCGGCAACCGCACGCGAAAGCATGGATCGGGACGTCTTTTTCATACCCTCGGTGCGCATCGCCTCGGCCATGCCGGGCACCTCCCTCTCGATGACCTCCAGAGTCGCGTCGGGTGTCACATCCCGCGGACTGAGTCCGGTGCCGCCCGTCGTGATGATGAGATCGACTCTGCCGGCATACTCGATCAGTTTCTCTTTGATCATCGTCTTTTCATCCGGTAGTATCTCGGAAAACCTCACCTCCGCGCCGATGCCCTCGAGCATCCTCCCGATGGCGGGACCGCTCAGATCGTCCCTTTCGCCCCTCGAGCCCTTATCGCTTAAGGTCAGAACAGCAACCGTTATCGTACGACCCTTCATGTCAGTCCCGCTTCTGCCATCAGGTGCCGGAGGGACTCATCGCTGTCCCCTCATGAATGCCTCTTATGGCATCGCCAACCCTGATAGAGCCGCCCTTTAAGACCCTCACGAAAATCCCCTCCTTAGGCATCACGCAGTCGCCGGCCTGATAGTATATCGCACACCGGGTATGGCACTCCTTTCCTATCTGGCTTACCTCCACCTCGATCCCGTCTCCGATAACAAAGCGCCCGCCGACCGGAAGGTTCGGAAGGTCGATCCCCTCGGTCGTAATATTCTCCGCGAAATCACCGGGGCTGACATCGAGGCCCATATCCTGCATCTTTCTTATACTCTCAAGGGCGAGGAGACTGACCTGGCGGTGCCACTGCGACGAAGCATGCGCGTCGCCTTCTATGCCGTAGTTTTCCTTCACTGTCGCTTCCGCAACGGGTTTTTTCCTTTCACCTTTTTTCTCGCTGACATTTATCGAGACGATTTTCGCCGCCATCTGCTCCCCTCGTCATCTTCCGCCGATGCCGTCTTCACAACGCCGAATACCATCAACATATTACTCCGCCGCCGATGACGCTTTCACCGTCATAGAAGACGGCGCTCTGTCCCGGCGCCGGTGCCCACTGGTTCTCATCAAAAACAACGCGCGTCCTCGTATCATCCAAAGGCACTATTGTAGCGGGCTGGTCCTTCATGGTGGACCTGACCTTCACCGTCGCCCTGAAACTCGCGATGCTCCGGTCGTCCGCTCCTTCCGTTGCGGATGTCCCGCGACTCAGCCAGTTCATCCTCCCTACGACGCAGTCTTTCTTCTTCGCTCCGTGCTCAGGGCCCACATAAACCGTATTCGTCGAAGGATCGATCTTCGAGACGTAGAGGGGTCTTCCGGTCGCTACCCCGATCCTCTTACGCTGACCGATGGTGAATAAATGAATTCCCCGGTGCCTCCCGAGAACTCTGCCCGTCTCCGCTTCGACGAGAGGCCCCCCCCTGCCCTCCGTAAGACTCTCGAGAAATGTGACGTAATTCCGCCCGCCGGCAAAACAGATCTCCTGACTCTCCGGTCTTTTCGCGGACGGCAGCCCGAGACTGCGCGCGATCTCCCTCACCTCGTCCTTCGTCTTGCCGCCGAGCGGCAAGGTGAGATGACTCAGTTCTCTCTCTCTGAGAACATAGAGTACATAGGATTGATCCTTTCTCGAATCAATCCCCTTTTTAAGAGAGACGCTCCCGCTCTCACCGCGACGAGATCTTTCGACCCTCGCATAATGTCCCGTGGCGATGAAATCAGCTCCCCGCTCCTCTGCCGCTTTCAGGAGATAGGAAAATTTGATCTTCTCGTTACAGAGGATGCAGGGGTTCGGCGTAAATCCCTGTTCGTATGCCTCGACGAAGGGTTCTATCACCTGTTCTGTGAATTCGTTTCGCAGGTTCACCATGGAATGGCCGATACCGATCTTTTCCGCGGTCTTTCTCGCATCGAGGAGAGATTCAAGAGAGCAACAGGCGGATGCCACACCGCTCTGAATCCGCCTCTCCCCCAGGATAAAGCTCACCCCTTCGACTTCGTACCCCTGTTGCTTGAGGAGATACGCGGCGACAGAGGAGTCGACCCCGCCGCTCATCCCGACAATCACCTTCATGCCTTATGATACCAGAAATCGGAAAAAAGCCGACAGCGGAGGAATGTTCCGGAGACCTCACTCGTGCCGCATCGTGGGCCCAAGACCCTCAGCCCTTTCGGATCCTCACCTTGGTATAGGCGCCCTCGAGCTCTGCCTTAAGATTCTTGAAGTCACCCTTTCCCATCGTTCTGATCACGATATTCCTGTACCCCTCCTTAACGCCCTCGTGCGAGGTCAGGATACTCTGAAGGCTGAATCCACGTTTTCTGATGATATCTGCAACTTCCTTTATCGACCCCGGTCTGTCCTCGACGGTGAGGCATATCCTGTTTCCGCCATGGCGGATTCCCGTAATGTCGACAAGGGCGCGGAATATATCCCTGTCGGATATGATCCCCACAAGCCTTCCGTTGTCCAATACCGGGAGGCATCCGATATGCTCGTCGAACATGACCATCGCGGCTTCCTCCACAGGGGTATCGGATGATGTCGTATGGACCTTCGATTTCATGATCTCCCCGACCCTCGTCTTCGCCAGGAGATAGTGTAATTCATAGATATCGAGAGCTGTCGCCTTCGACGGGGTAAATTCCTTTACATCCCTGTCCGATACGATCCCCCTGACCTTCCCTTCCTCCACTACGGGCAAGTGCTTTATTCCGTTATCCTTTAAGAGGCGCAGCGCATCGGAGACGCTGTTATCCGGGCTTACCGTAACAACCTTCTTCGTCATCCAAGAGGATACAAACATTTCACACCTCCTATGAAAGTGATCAAATCAAACGTCTCTTCCTCGAAACAGGCGGAGAATCGTCGCCATAACGTCGCACATCAGGGTTTCTCTGTTACACCCCCAGATACGCCGTTTTCACATGCTCGTTGCCGAGCATCCAAGAACCCGCACCCTGTAACACGACCTTGCCGCTCTCGAGCACATACGCCCTGTCAGCGATCGCGAGGGTCTGCTTCACATTCTGTTCGACGATGAGGACCGTGGCCCCCTCTTCCCGTATCCTCTTTATAACGTTGAATATCTCGCGAACGAGGATGGGCGCGAGACCGAGAGAAGGCTCATCGAACATCAGGAGTTTCGGCAGCGACATCAACCCCCTTCCTATGGCGACCATCTGTTGTTCCCCGCCGCTCAGGGTACCGGCCAGCTGCCTTCTGCGCTCCCTGAGCCTCGGGAAGAGTTCAAACACCATCTCCTTCGTCTCGTCCCGCTTTTCCCTCGCTTTCCCCTTCAGTGAACCCATGTCGAGATTTTCCTCCACGGTCATCTCGACAAAGAGTCTCCTTGCCTCGGGACAGAGGGCGATACCCATCTCGATGAGCCGGTACGCCTCGATTGTATGGATCGGCGTGCCCTCTAAGAGTATCTCTCCTTTCCTGGGCCTCAAGATACCGGAAATCGTTTTCAGACTCGTTGATTTTCCCGCGCCGTTTGCGCCGATAAGGGCGACCACCTCACCCTTCTTCACCCCGAAGGAAACATCCCAGATTACCTGGACGTCACCGTAAAAGACATCGATGTTTCTTACCTCAAGCACCTT
The Thermodesulfovibrionales bacterium genome window above contains:
- a CDS encoding sigma-70 domain-containing protein yields the protein ELVQEFGCEPSPEEIAERVHMPAGKVRTILKMSKEPVSLETPIGEEEESHLKDFIEDEKTLSPLSALISDDMKDVVEKAICTLSSKEEKIIRKRFGIGVETPLTLEELGHEFHVTRERIRQLEVKAIRKLKHSDLNRELKAFVELRQGES
- a CDS encoding cytochrome c biogenesis protein CcdA — its product is MKDVSFALAFFAGILSFLSPCVLPLVPSYVSFITGISFEDLTAEVDRKRVRNLTMTSSLFFILGFSAVFVALGASSSVVGRLLFAYQEWIRIGGGILIILFGLFVAGFLKIDFLTRDKKVHLSGKPVGYVGTFLVGMTFAAGWTPCIGPILGTILLFASTKGSALYGFKLLATYSLGLAVPFFVSSLAMNSFLSYSRRLLRHMRGVMIVSGLLLIIFGVMLLFNRVRELTSLMPDMGIRF
- a CDS encoding MogA/MoaB family molybdenum cofactor biosynthesis protein, whose protein sequence is MKGRTITVAVLTLSDKGSRGERDDLSGPAIGRMLEGIGAEVRFSEILPDEKTMIKEKLIEYAGRVDLIITTGGTGLSPRDVTPDATLEVIEREVPGMAEAMRTEGMKKTSRSMLSRAVAGVRGQALIVNLPGSPRAVAENLSVILDVIPHAVEKIKGGMEECAR
- a CDS encoding MOSC domain-containing protein produces the protein MAAKIVSINVSEKKGERKKPVAEATVKENYGIEGDAHASSQWHRQVSLLALESIRKMQDMGLDVSPGDFAENITTEGIDLPNLPVGGRFVIGDGIEVEVSQIGKECHTRCAIYYQAGDCVMPKEGIFVRVLKGGSIRVGDAIRGIHEGTAMSPSGT
- the mnmA gene encoding tRNA 2-thiouridine(34) synthase MnmA, which encodes MKVIVGMSGGVDSSVAAYLLKQQGYEVEGVSFILGERRIQSGVASACCSLESLLDARKTAEKIGIGHSMVNLRNEFTEQVIEPFVEAYEQGFTPNPCILCNEKIKFSYLLKAAEERGADFIATGHYARVERSRRGESGSVSLKKGIDSRKDQSYVLYVLRERELSHLTLPLGGKTKDEVREIARSLGLPSAKRPESQEICFAGGRNYVTFLESLTEGRGGPLVEAETGRVLGRHRGIHLFTIGQRKRIGVATGRPLYVSKIDPSTNTVYVGPEHGAKKKDCVVGRMNWLSRGTSATEGADDRSIASFRATVKVRSTMKDQPATIVPLDDTRTRVVFDENQWAPAPGQSAVFYDGESVIGGGVIC
- a CDS encoding CBS and ACT domain-containing protein, with protein sequence MFVSSWMTKKVVTVSPDNSVSDALRLLKDNGIKHLPVVEEGKVRGIVSDRDVKEFTPSKATALDIYELHYLLAKTRVGEIMKSKVHTTSSDTPVEEAAMVMFDEHIGCLPVLDNGRLVGIISDRDIFRALVDITGIRHGGNRICLTVEDRPGSIKEVADIIRKRGFSLQSILTSHEGVKEGYRNIVIRTMGKGDFKNLKAELEGAYTKVRIRKG
- a CDS encoding ABC transporter ATP-binding protein, whose amino-acid sequence is MLEVRNIDVFYGDVQVIWDVSFGVKKGEVVALIGANGAGKSTSLKTISGILRPRKGEILLEGTPIHTIEAYRLIEMGIALCPEARRLFVEMTVEENLDMGSLKGKAREKRDETKEMVFELFPRLRERRRQLAGTLSGGEQQMVAIGRGLMSLPKLLMFDEPSLGLAPILVREIFNVIKRIREEGATVLIVEQNVKQTLAIADRAYVLESGKVVLQGAGSWMLGNEHVKTAYLGV